The genomic stretch TAATTTAAATCAATACAAGATAGCTAGTGGCCGTTTACCAGAAAAATCAGGGGAAATTGCACTGGATGACAATGACCTTGTTCATAAAAATGTCAAAATCGGCGACGAAGTAACTTTTGTTAAAAGTGATGGAAATAAGTTAACTAACACGCTAAAAAAATCAACTTATAAAGTAGTTGGCTTCGTTAGCTCACCAGCTTACATCCAGAAATCTGAACGTGGCTCGAGCACGGTTGGAAAAGGAAAAACAGATGCCTTTGGTGTGATTCCAGAACAGGATTTTGATTTACCAGAATACACTATTGCTAATCTTACTTTTAACAATTTAGCAGCAAAACAAGCTTTTAGTGACGAATATGTATCCACCGAAGAAAAAGATAAGAAAAGCGTCGAAAAAGCTTTAGCAGACCAACCAGAAAAAAGATTAAATAAAATCAAGACGAAGGAACAAAAGAAATTAGACGATGCAACAGCAGAAATTAACAAAGGAAAAGCAGAACTACAGGAAAATGAAGCTAAACTTGCAAATGCCAAAGCACAATTAGAAGAAGGATTTTCTGAATATAATGCTGCCAAAGCAAGCTATGACGCCAAAATCAAGCATGGCGAAGCAGAGATTGCAAACGGTGAAGCAGAACTAAGAAGCGCAAAAAAACAACTTGATACCGCAAAAACACAGATTGACCAAGGCGAAACAGCTCTTTCACAAGCTGAGATGGAATTAGAAGAAGGTAGAGCGGCTTGGGAAGATGCCAATAATCTTCTTAATACAGCAAATGGTTATTTGCGAAGTGCTAAGTCGACATTAGAAAATGCTTTAAAACAACCAGATTTAACTGATTTTGAGCTAGACCGGAACAGCTTAACAAATTCATTTCAAATGCTTGCATCAGAACTTGATTTATCAAGTGCAGAGCGCGCTGAATATGAAAATGCGATGAATCAGTTACTAGATGATTATGAAAATGGCAATATTAGTGATGCGGAAATTAGGGAAGCCTTAAACGCGGCACTTGCGCAAGTTGGTAACGCTGAAAATGAATACCAATCCGCCAGAGCCACTTTAGACGCTGAAAAACAAAAAATAGAACAAGGCGAACAAACTTTAGCTGCAAAAAAACAAGAACTTCAACAAGCAAAAACTGCCTACCAAGAAGGTCTTGCTAAATATCAAGCAGGTTTAGAAAAAATTTCGCAAGCAAAACAACAACTCGCTGATGGAAAAGAAACAGGTTCCACAGAACTACAAAGCGCACTTGCTAAATTAAACGTAGGTCAAGCGGAATACGAAAAAAATCTCGCTTTGTTTGAAAAAGAGAAAGCAAAAGCAGAAGGCAAGCTAGCTAGCGCCGAAAAAGAGGTTAAAATCGGTCAAGAAAAACTAGATGCGCTCAAACTTCCAAAATATTATGTCCTTGATCGAAACGACAATCCAGGCTACAGCGAATATAAAGAAAATGCAGATCGTTTAACCTCGTTATCAACCGCATTCCCAATTTTCTTCTTCCTAATCGCTGCGCTCGTTTGTTTGACGACGATGACGCGGATGGTAGAGGAACAAAGAACACAAATTGGAACGTTGAAAGCATTTGGTTATTCTAATGGTAGCATTATTTTGAAATACCTCGTATATGGTTCTACCGCGAGTATAATCGGGAGCGTTCTTGGAATATTAATTGGATTCCAGTTTTTCCCGAATATCATTTTTAACGCCTATAAATCGATGTATGAAATGCCACCAGTGGATATTGGCTTTTACTGGAGCTACAGTTTGCTATCCTTATTTGTTGCGTTATTCTGTACAACATTTACTGCTTATGTAGCTTGTCGTGCCGAACTTCGCGCCAATGCAGCAACATTAATGCGTCCCAAAGCACCAAAAATTGGCAAACGGATTTTCTTAGAACGAATTAGTTTTATTTGGAAACGAATGAACTTCACAAGCAAAGTGACTGCGAGAAATTTATTCCGCTACAAACAAAGAATGCTCATGACGGTTCTAGGAGTTGCTGGATGTACCGCATTAATTCTTACTGGTTTTGGATTACGGAATTCAATTAGTGACATCGCCAAAATGCAATATGGCCAAATTATGAAATATGATGCAGCTATTTATCAAGACATGAGCGCACCACCAGCTGCCAAAGAAACCTTTGATGAAATAATGAATGACTCCAATATCAAAAGCAAGTTAGCTATGTCTCAAACAAATATTGAGACCGTAAAATCAGGACAATCAGCTCAAACTACATCCATTATTGTCCCTAAAAATTTGAATGAATTACCAGATTACATTGTGCTTCGCGACCGTGCCAGTCATACAACCGAAAAACTCACCGATGATGGTGCGATTATTACGGAAAAACTAGCTAAATTATTTGACGTAAAACCAGGCGATACAATTACCGTCAAAAACGCTGAAAATGACAAATTCCAAATAAAAGTCAGTGCCATTACTGAAAACTATGCAATGCACTACATTTATATGACAAAATCATATTATCAACAAGTATTTAAAGAAAAACCTACCTACAATTTAGACTTATTAATGTTAAAAGATACCTCTGAAAAAGTAGAGAGCAATTTTGCGGAAAAATTAACAGATAGTAAAGCCATTTTAAACGTTACTTTTTCCAATAATGTTAGTTCATTGTTAAATGAAACTTTGGATAGTTTGAATATTGTTATCGTGGTACTCATTACGTCTGCGGCATTACTTGCGTTTGTCGTGCTTTACAACCTGACAAATATTAATGTTTCAGAACGGATACGAGAACTTTCTACTATCAAAGTACTCGGGTTTTATCCAAAAGAAGTGACTATGTATGTCTACCGGGAAAATATTATTTTAACCTTAATGGGCATTGCGGCTGGATTTGTCCTTGGATTCTTCTTGCACCGGTTTATCATCACCACAGCAGAGGTAGATCAAATGATGTTCAGTCCGGCAATTAGTTGGACAAGCTACCTATTTTCCGGCATACTCACCCTCGTTTTTGCAACTGTTGTAATGGTTGTCATGCACATTAAACTAAAACGAATCGACATGATTGAAGCACTGAAATCAGTTGAGTGATGATGAAAAGAACTTGTTTTTATCGGCAAGTTCTTTTCATTTGACTTAAAAATAAATAAAGCTTAAACTGAAAAATAGTTAAGGGGGTGAACTTTATTTGGAAAGACAAAAAGTAAAACAACTGATAAAAAGTTACCAACAAACATACATATTTGCGATGAATCAAATACATCAAGCTATTTCAGAAATTTCAGCAAGTACTGTAGACCTTTCCATTGAGCAGTTTTTTGTTTTGCGTGAGATTGCTACCTATGATGGTATTAGCGCAACAGAACTAGCAGCCACTTTAGCAGTAAATAAGAGCGCTATTACACCTAAACTGAAAAAATTAGAAGAAAAAGGCTACATTAGACGAGAACGAAACCAACAAGATAAACGCGCCGTAGTTTTAACTATCTCAGAAAAAGGGAATAACGTTTACGAAGAATGCGAAAAACAATTAGAGTTACTCGTGAATGAATGGCTCGAAATACTAGGGGAAAAGGACAGCGAACAATTTTTTGAATTATTTCAAAAGATTACCAAGTCGGTTGTTGAGCCTAGACAATAAAAGGAGAGATTTGGCATGAAATGGATTATGAAACTCCGCTGGGCCATTTTAGCATTTTGGCTTGCAGCAGCAGTCGTACTAATGATTATTGCACCACCCATGGCAGATCTTGTACGCGAAAAAGGCGAATTAAAGCTGCCTGATGGCTATCCGTCATCACTAGCAACGGAAATGCAAAAGAAACATAATCCAGATGACAAGGGTTCAGCTTACATCGCTGTTTATACTGCCGACCATAAGTTAACTGGAACAGAATTAAACGATATTCAGGATTCACTCAACTCTATCGAAAAAGATAAAGACGAACTTCATGTAACAAACGTGTTATCTAGTTTTAACCAACCAGAACTTAAAGATAAGTTCTTATCAAAAGATGGTAAAACAATGGTAGCAAGTTTAACCGTAGATGATACGGATGCCTCGGTTAAAAGCATACGTAACGCATTAGATAAGAAAATGGATGTAAATGGTGTTGATACGTATTTAACAGGTAATAAACTAATTCAAGAAGATGTAGTTCAAGGATCTGAAGACGGTTTACATAAAACAGAAGGCATCACCGTTGTCTTTATTTTAGTTGTATTATTCCTTGTATTCCGCTCAGCAGTGGCACCGTTTATTCCACTTGTAACAGTGGGAATTAGTTACCTCGTTGCGCAAAGCACGGTAGCATTCTTAATTGATATCTTTAATTTCCCAGTCTCTACATACACGCAAATCTTTATGGTTTGTATTATGTTCGGAATTGGGACAGACTATTGTATTCTCTTAATGAGTCGATTTAAAGAAGAAATGGGTGCCGGTCTCAATCCACGAGAAGCTGTTCATGCAACGTATCGTACAGCAGGAAAAACAGTCATTTATAGTGGTGTAGCTGTTCTCGTAGCATTTACTTCGCTATATTTTGTACAATTTGATTTATATCGTTCCGCAGTAGCAGTCGGCGTTGGGATTGTCGTTTTACTTGCCGCGTTGTACACGCTCGTACCATTCTTTATGAGCACACTCGGAACCCATTTATTCTGGCCGTTAAATAAAAATATTAGCCATAAAGAAAATAAAATTTGGGGCGCTGCTGGTAAATTCACTTTTGCAAGACCGTGGATTGCTTTATTAATCGTTGCAGCTATCACGTTGCCGCCAATCTTATTGCATACAGGAACAGAATCATTTAACTCATTAGACGAAATTAGTGACAAATATCCTTCCAAAAAAGGTTTTGAAATCGTATCGGACAGTTTCGGAGCAGGCCAAGTAGCGCCAACACAAATTTTTATCGAAAATGACGATAATATGCGAACTACAGATTACATCGCGCAAATTGAAAAAATTTCCGATGATTTATCTCATTTAAAAGGCATCGATATGGTTATGAGTGCCTCACGTCCAGCCGGAAAACGGGTAGATGACATTTACATTAAAAACCAAGCCGGACAAGTAAATGACGGTGTTGGTCAAGCAACTGATGGCGTAGGGGAAGTGAAAAAAGGACTAGATTCAGCAAGTTCAGAACTCAAAAAATCCGAGCCCGCCTTGGATAAAGCTGTTGCAGGAGTGAGCGATTTACAAAAAGGCACTGTCGCAACACAAGAAGGAATTAACCAACTACAAACAGCACTCGCACAAATCCAAACAGGCATTGAAAGCGGAGCAACTGGTGCTGGTGATTTAAAACAAGGCGTAGCAGAAGCCAAATCACAACTAGCTACGTTACAAAATGGAGAAGCGCAAATCCAAGCAGGATACGTAGAAATTCAGAAAAACCTACAAAACGTAGCTGACCAACTAAAAGGCTTTGAAGACCCTAGCTCTCAAGCAATTGATACTTCCAAACTTGAAGAGCAATTCAAAAAAATTGGTGCTTCTTTCCAAGCGTTCGCAGCAGCGCATCCAGAAGTGAGAAATGACCCTCGTTTCCAAAAACTAGCCGCAGATATTCAAGGCTTAGAAACAGCTGGTAACGAACTGAAAACCTCTGCTGGACAACAAATGGCAGCACTTCAAGCAAAAATGAAAGAACTAAATCAAGGTATTCAACAACTCGCAACAGCGATGAATCAATTAAACGAGCAGTCCAAACAAATCTCTGATGGACTTAGCGCTTTTAGTACAGGACTTGGTCAAATCGAAACAGGACTTGATCAATTAGAAAAAGGTCTCAATCAAGCCGCAGATGGTCAAGGACAAGTTGTTTCCAAAATGCCGGAAATCTCTAATGCACTAACGCAAATCGCTGCTGGACAAGGTGCCCTAAAAGATGGCTTTGCAGGCATTAGCGGTCAAATGGGTCAATTAACAGATGGCTTAACTTCTGGCGCAGACGGCCTAGGTAAAGTAGAAAGTGGGCTAAACACAGCGAATGGACTTATCGATGATTGGTCAAAAGTTCCTTACGCAAGTTCCGGAATTTATGTACCGGATGCCCTACTAAAAAATGCTGATTTCCAAAAAGTATTAGATCAATACATCTCTTCTGATGGAAAACTGGCAACGATTAATGTGATTTTGACGAAAAATCCATATTCCAATGAAGCGATGGATTCAATTGATGACATTAATGAACAACTCTCAGCTAGCATGAAAGGAACAAAACTGGAAAATGCGAAAATTGGTATAGGTGGAATGACGAGTGCCAATTACGATACGAGAGATATGTCAACAGCTGACTATCATTTGGTTCTTGTAATCGTTCTAGCGAGTGTTTTCGTGACACTTGTTATCGTCTTGCGTTCTCTAGTAATGCCAATTTATCTGATTGCATCACTCGTATTAACGTACTTTGCTGCACTTGGGTTCGCAGAAATTATCTTCATGCGAATTCTTGGATACAGTGGTCTAACGTGGGCAACACCGTTCTTCGGATTTGTAGTACTCGTCGCGCTCGGTATCGATTATTCGATCTTCTTGATGTCAAGATTTAACGAATACAACGGACTTTCTGTACGCGATAGAATGATAAAAGCCATGAAAAATATGGGTGGCGTTATCTTCTCAGCGGTCATTATCCTCGGTGGAACATTCGCCGCAATGATGCCAGCTGGCGTGCTTTCCTTACTCGAAATTGCGACGGTCGTTTTAATCGGCTTAGTACTCTATGCCGTCGTTATTTTACCACTCTTCGTTCCAGTAATGGTTAAACTATTCGGACGTGGCAACTGGTGGCCATTTATTACAAGAAAAGGCGACCATCAAGAAAACGTACCACCGAAAAAATAACATAATAAACCGCATTCCTTTAAAAAAGGGGATGCGGTTTTTAGTTTGCTTCCAAAGACTATTTTGCTAAGATATAGTTAGATGAATGAAGGAGGAAAAAATCATGATAAAACTCGGAAATGACTGGGATGAGTTACTAAAAGATGAGTTTAACCAACCGTATTATTTAACCCTTCGCCAGTTCCTAAAAAAAGAATACCAAACGAAAAAAGTATTTCCGGATATGTACGACATTTTCAATGCGTTAAAATATACCGCTTGTAAGGATGTCAAAGTGGTAATACTCGGTCAAGACCCATATCATGGACCAGGTCAAGCACACGGGCTCTCATTTTCCGTTCAACAAGGAGTGCAGATTCCACCATCACTGCAGAATATTTATTTGGAATTACATAACGACTTGAATTGTGAGATTCCAAACAATGGTTATTTGATACGGTGGGCAGATCAAGGAGTGCTACTATTAAATACGGTTCTAACTGTTCGCGCCGGTCAAGCCAACTCACACCGAGGACAAGGCTGGGAAATACTAACAAACCGCATTATTGAAATCATTAACCAAAAAGAAGAGCCCGTAGTCTTTTTACTATGGGGAAACAATGCGAAAGAAAAGTTGCAATTGTTAACAAATCCGAAACATACTGCGTTTACATCCGTACATCCCAGTCCACTCTCAGCATCGCGCGGTTTTATGGGATGCAAACATTTTTCTAAGACGAATCAATTTTTAGAACAAAATGGTGTAAAACCAATTGATTGGCAAATTCCTTCTATATAAATAAAAACATCTCGCCATTTATTGACGAGATGTTTTTTTACTTTTTAACCATTTTTAATGCTTTCTCTGTATTAGCGAAATGCTGTTTTGTATATTTCGCTAATGTTTCCAGACCAAATCGTTCGATGATTTCCGCTGCAACAGCATCCACATGAGGTCCTGCGCCTTTTGGAAGTGGGATGCCAACTTCTTTTGACATCGCATCAAAAGCTTGCACAAATTTATAACGAGCAATAATCGAAGCAGCAGCGACGGAAAGATGTAATCCTTCTGCTTTTGTCGCAAAAAACACATCTTCTCGAATAATGCTTGGTTCTTTTGCTAAATAGCGATAATACGTATTTTTTTCAGCAAATTGATCAATTAAAATCGCTTCTGGTTTGACAGGTGCGAGCTTTTTCAAGACGTTTTCAATCGCGCGGTTATGTAGTAAAGCTTTCATTTGTCCTTGGTTCATGCCTCTTTTTTGGAGTTCGTTGTATTTAGGATTAGGGCAAAGCAGCACACTGTGCGGAACAAGTGGCATGATTTTCTCAGCAATACGACAAATTTCTGGATCTTTCATTGCTTTCGAGTCCTTTACACCTAGCTCTTTTAACAGGGGCATCATTTCGGCGTCCACATATGCGGCACAAACCGTAATCGGTCCAAAAAAATCACCGGTGCCAACTTCATCTGAACCAATGACATTTTTTGATGCGAAGTTTGCCGGAAGAATTCCTTTAGAGACGGAAGGTGCTTTTGTTTTTGATTCTGGAAGAGTCGCCACCCATTTTTTTGCT from Listeria monocytogenes ATCC 19117 encodes the following:
- a CDS encoding ABC transporter permease: MKRSALWKDIYREIWRSKSRFISIFMLIMLGVAFFSGLKATGPDMLLTADNYFNKYELANFNVQSTYGLDETDKEALEDISGVAQVELGYTADTLMKDKNIVTKLFSNSESDNLNQYKIASGRLPEKSGEIALDDNDLVHKNVKIGDEVTFVKSDGNKLTNTLKKSTYKVVGFVSSPAYIQKSERGSSTVGKGKTDAFGVIPEQDFDLPEYTIANLTFNNLAAKQAFSDEYVSTEEKDKKSVEKALADQPEKRLNKIKTKEQKKLDDATAEINKGKAELQENEAKLANAKAQLEEGFSEYNAAKASYDAKIKHGEAEIANGEAELRSAKKQLDTAKTQIDQGETALSQAEMELEEGRAAWEDANNLLNTANGYLRSAKSTLENALKQPDLTDFELDRNSLTNSFQMLASELDLSSAERAEYENAMNQLLDDYENGNISDAEIREALNAALAQVGNAENEYQSARATLDAEKQKIEQGEQTLAAKKQELQQAKTAYQEGLAKYQAGLEKISQAKQQLADGKETGSTELQSALAKLNVGQAEYEKNLALFEKEKAKAEGKLASAEKEVKIGQEKLDALKLPKYYVLDRNDNPGYSEYKENADRLTSLSTAFPIFFFLIAALVCLTTMTRMVEEQRTQIGTLKAFGYSNGSIILKYLVYGSTASIIGSVLGILIGFQFFPNIIFNAYKSMYEMPPVDIGFYWSYSLLSLFVALFCTTFTAYVACRAELRANAATLMRPKAPKIGKRIFLERISFIWKRMNFTSKVTARNLFRYKQRMLMTVLGVAGCTALILTGFGLRNSISDIAKMQYGQIMKYDAAIYQDMSAPPAAKETFDEIMNDSNIKSKLAMSQTNIETVKSGQSAQTTSIIVPKNLNELPDYIVLRDRASHTTEKLTDDGAIITEKLAKLFDVKPGDTITVKNAENDKFQIKVSAITENYAMHYIYMTKSYYQQVFKEKPTYNLDLLMLKDTSEKVESNFAEKLTDSKAILNVTFSNNVSSLLNETLDSLNIVIVVLITSAALLAFVVLYNLTNINVSERIRELSTIKVLGFYPKEVTMYVYRENIILTLMGIAAGFVLGFFLHRFIITTAEVDQMMFSPAISWTSYLFSGILTLVFATVVMVVMHIKLKRIDMIEALKSVE
- a CDS encoding MarR family winged helix-turn-helix transcriptional regulator; protein product: MERQKVKQLIKSYQQTYIFAMNQIHQAISEISASTVDLSIEQFFVLREIATYDGISATELAATLAVNKSAITPKLKKLEEKGYIRRERNQQDKRAVVLTISEKGNNVYEECEKQLELLVNEWLEILGEKDSEQFFELFQKITKSVVEPRQ
- a CDS encoding MMPL family transporter, producing the protein MKWIMKLRWAILAFWLAAAVVLMIIAPPMADLVREKGELKLPDGYPSSLATEMQKKHNPDDKGSAYIAVYTADHKLTGTELNDIQDSLNSIEKDKDELHVTNVLSSFNQPELKDKFLSKDGKTMVASLTVDDTDASVKSIRNALDKKMDVNGVDTYLTGNKLIQEDVVQGSEDGLHKTEGITVVFILVVLFLVFRSAVAPFIPLVTVGISYLVAQSTVAFLIDIFNFPVSTYTQIFMVCIMFGIGTDYCILLMSRFKEEMGAGLNPREAVHATYRTAGKTVIYSGVAVLVAFTSLYFVQFDLYRSAVAVGVGIVVLLAALYTLVPFFMSTLGTHLFWPLNKNISHKENKIWGAAGKFTFARPWIALLIVAAITLPPILLHTGTESFNSLDEISDKYPSKKGFEIVSDSFGAGQVAPTQIFIENDDNMRTTDYIAQIEKISDDLSHLKGIDMVMSASRPAGKRVDDIYIKNQAGQVNDGVGQATDGVGEVKKGLDSASSELKKSEPALDKAVAGVSDLQKGTVATQEGINQLQTALAQIQTGIESGATGAGDLKQGVAEAKSQLATLQNGEAQIQAGYVEIQKNLQNVADQLKGFEDPSSQAIDTSKLEEQFKKIGASFQAFAAAHPEVRNDPRFQKLAADIQGLETAGNELKTSAGQQMAALQAKMKELNQGIQQLATAMNQLNEQSKQISDGLSAFSTGLGQIETGLDQLEKGLNQAADGQGQVVSKMPEISNALTQIAAGQGALKDGFAGISGQMGQLTDGLTSGADGLGKVESGLNTANGLIDDWSKVPYASSGIYVPDALLKNADFQKVLDQYISSDGKLATINVILTKNPYSNEAMDSIDDINEQLSASMKGTKLENAKIGIGGMTSANYDTRDMSTADYHLVLVIVLASVFVTLVIVLRSLVMPIYLIASLVLTYFAALGFAEIIFMRILGYSGLTWATPFFGFVVLVALGIDYSIFLMSRFNEYNGLSVRDRMIKAMKNMGGVIFSAVIILGGTFAAMMPAGVLSLLEIATVVLIGLVLYAVVILPLFVPVMVKLFGRGNWWPFITRKGDHQENVPPKK
- a CDS encoding uracil-DNA glycosylase, producing MIKLGNDWDELLKDEFNQPYYLTLRQFLKKEYQTKKVFPDMYDIFNALKYTACKDVKVVILGQDPYHGPGQAHGLSFSVQQGVQIPPSLQNIYLELHNDLNCEIPNNGYLIRWADQGVLLLNTVLTVRAGQANSHRGQGWEILTNRIIEIINQKEEPVVFLLWGNNAKEKLQLLTNPKHTAFTSVHPSPLSASRGFMGCKHFSKTNQFLEQNGVKPIDWQIPSI
- the rnhC gene encoding ribonuclease HIII, with product MANTVILVDQPTLEKMKQTYLPFSNPKLPPGAVFAAKKTGVSITGYKSRKVMFQGVNGEVEAKKWVATLPESKTKAPSVSKGILPANFASKNVIGSDEVGTGDFFGPITVCAAYVDAEMMPLLKELGVKDSKAMKDPEICRIAEKIMPLVPHSVLLCPNPKYNELQKRGMNQGQMKALLHNRAIENVLKKLAPVKPEAILIDQFAEKNTYYRYLAKEPSIIREDVFFATKAEGLHLSVAAASIIARYKFVQAFDAMSKEVGIPLPKGAGPHVDAVAAEIIERFGLETLAKYTKQHFANTEKALKMVKK